The following coding sequences are from one Microbacterium sp. SORGH_AS_0969 window:
- a CDS encoding lipopolysaccharide assembly protein LapB has product MASDPIVEARRYLLLDEPERAQRVLERVLAEQPDHGPALALMAYARLQTAALDLAERDARLAFAHAELRPDAAALLARITMTRDPVEATGWASEAVRLDPARSEFRIVLARILRERRLFEPARVEAEAALANAASDDERTDALITASSIAVVQAPRRAEALRLAEEAARINPTDPRVGQMLAAAQVVNGQRAAAIRTARRVLSENPLARTPPYLAQVATALMVRQLIGLITIVTALVPFFTFAMFAQALGASTGSRLGAAVGLVCTVVIGVGTLNPLRDRAVVRAMWLFARQRAIEVVSVVTVAVIAVGYLVVALTGFFPLIAVLPFLSVAVWTVHEVKLTQLRPPAS; this is encoded by the coding sequence ATGGCATCCGACCCGATCGTCGAGGCGCGGCGGTATCTCCTCCTCGATGAACCGGAGAGGGCGCAACGGGTGCTCGAGCGCGTGCTCGCGGAGCAGCCCGACCACGGCCCGGCCCTGGCGCTGATGGCCTATGCCCGCCTCCAGACGGCTGCGCTCGACCTCGCCGAGCGCGACGCGCGTCTCGCGTTCGCGCACGCGGAGCTGAGACCGGATGCCGCCGCCCTGCTCGCCCGCATCACCATGACCCGCGACCCCGTCGAGGCGACGGGATGGGCCAGTGAGGCCGTCCGACTCGATCCCGCTCGCAGCGAGTTCCGCATCGTTCTCGCGAGGATCCTGCGCGAGCGTCGGCTCTTCGAACCCGCACGGGTCGAGGCGGAAGCGGCGCTCGCGAACGCCGCATCCGACGATGAGCGGACCGACGCCCTCATCACGGCCTCGTCGATCGCCGTCGTCCAGGCTCCGCGACGCGCGGAGGCGCTGCGCCTCGCCGAGGAAGCGGCCCGAATCAATCCGACCGATCCGCGGGTCGGGCAGATGCTCGCCGCCGCGCAGGTCGTCAACGGGCAGCGTGCCGCGGCGATCCGGACGGCGCGTCGGGTGCTGAGTGAGAACCCGCTCGCACGCACTCCGCCGTATCTCGCGCAGGTGGCCACGGCTCTGATGGTGCGCCAGCTGATCGGTCTCATCACGATCGTGACGGCGCTCGTGCCGTTCTTCACCTTCGCGATGTTCGCGCAGGCGCTCGGCGCGTCGACAGGCTCCCGCCTCGGGGCGGCAGTGGGGCTGGTCTGCACCGTCGTGATCGGCGTCGGGACCCTGAATCCCCTGCGCGATCGCGCGGTGGTGCGGGCGATGTGGCTGTTCGCGCGCCAGCGGGCGATCGAGGTCGTGTCGGTCGTCACCGTCGCGGTGATCGCGGTGGGCTACCTCGTCGTCGCGTTGACGGGGTTCTTCCCGCTCATCGCCGTGCTGCCCTTCCTCTCGGTCGCGGTCTGGACCGTGCACGAGGTGAAGCTCACGCAGCTGCGTCCGCCCGCGTCGTAA